Proteins from one Methanococcus maripaludis C5 genomic window:
- a CDS encoding coenzyme F420-0:L-glutamate ligase — protein MEIVLTREKMEITATPIRTRYIDRNEDFVSESINSLKKEIKQGFEIKNGDFLVVSEKFIATSENNFVDESLADPKFWAYFTYYLSKYGWGYILGPLLGTRGDRVKNLRKMPKKETLKHKQIVIENLGLIYALKPASEGGIDLTNVPGTYASLLPENPEHSAKKLHKKIKEELNLDLTVMVIDTDATYRFFNWYVTALPIAIDGIISKIGVLGYLLGKFGKRLNQGGLCGATPLAIVGNENYKKYHLKTLLYIANLSDTSQVPYTKSIHDLMKKYNTFEITVDVLKEMEHSPLVVVKCE, from the coding sequence ATGGAGATAGTTTTAACTCGTGAAAAAATGGAAATAACTGCGACACCGATAAGAACCAGATATATCGATAGAAACGAAGACTTTGTATCAGAATCCATAAATTCTTTGAAAAAAGAAATAAAACAAGGATTTGAAATAAAAAACGGGGATTTTTTAGTAGTCAGCGAAAAATTCATAGCTACAAGTGAGAATAACTTTGTAGATGAAAGTTTGGCTGACCCCAAATTCTGGGCATATTTTACATATTATCTATCAAAATACGGCTGGGGATATATTTTAGGCCCTCTTTTAGGAACTAGGGGAGATAGGGTTAAAAATTTAAGAAAAATGCCAAAAAAGGAAACACTAAAACACAAACAAATTGTAATTGAAAATTTAGGATTGATATACGCACTAAAACCTGCGTCAGAAGGCGGAATCGATTTAACAAACGTCCCTGGAACTTATGCTTCATTACTTCCAGAAAATCCAGAACATTCTGCAAAAAAACTCCATAAAAAAATAAAAGAAGAACTGAACCTCGATTTAACAGTTATGGTAATCGACACAGATGCGACATACAGATTTTTTAACTGGTATGTTACAGCACTTCCAATTGCAATTGATGGAATAATCTCAAAAATAGGTGTTTTAGGGTACCTTTTGGGAAAATTTGGAAAAAGATTAAATCAAGGGGGACTCTGTGGCGCAACCCCGCTTGCAATCGTTGGAAATGAAAATTACAAAAAATATCATTTAAAAACGCTTCTTTATATCGCAAATCTGTCCGATACATCCCAAGTTCCATATACTAAATCAATTCACGATTTGATGAAAAAATACAACACCTTTGAAATAACTGTCGATGTTTTAAAAGAAATGGAACACAGCCCGCTAGTTGTTGTAAAATGTGAATAA
- a CDS encoding aconitase X catalytic domain-containing protein, giving the protein MHLTREEEKLYAGEYGEALETCMNLLVSLGDIYGAEKLVNISSAQVSGVSYKTIGEKGLEFLKDLVDQGLKASVPTTLNPAGMDLIRYDELKFPKYFAKKQLEIIDCFKRMEIEISCTCTPYLTGNVPMFGSHVAWAESSAVAYVNSVIGARTNREGGPSALAAAIIGKTPCYGYHLDENRLPTQVFEVDMELEDASSFYGILGRITGRIVKNGIPYFKFKNCESVKNDYLKALGAALAASGGVALYHVEGITPEAKKGLDINGLEKVVIGKKDFEKEYDSFKTSEKPDLICIGCPHCSLDEVKEVAEFVKAENAKFNADVWVCTSIHMKSIADRMGYTKIIEDAGGKVVVDTCMVVAPIEDMGYKNVATNSGKAATYLPGFCKSNVIYGTTYEILKKATE; this is encoded by the coding sequence ATGCATCTAACGAGAGAAGAGGAAAAATTGTATGCAGGAGAATACGGGGAAGCCCTTGAAACCTGCATGAACTTACTTGTATCTTTAGGGGATATTTACGGCGCAGAAAAACTGGTAAATATATCTTCTGCACAAGTTTCTGGGGTTTCGTATAAAACTATCGGTGAAAAAGGTTTAGAATTTTTAAAAGACCTTGTAGATCAGGGTTTAAAGGCATCTGTCCCAACTACACTGAATCCTGCTGGAATGGATCTGATAAGATACGATGAACTTAAATTTCCAAAATATTTCGCAAAAAAACAGCTCGAAATAATCGACTGTTTTAAAAGAATGGAAATTGAAATAAGCTGTACCTGTACACCGTATTTAACTGGAAATGTTCCAATGTTTGGTTCACACGTTGCATGGGCAGAATCATCTGCTGTAGCTTACGTAAATTCGGTAATTGGTGCAAGAACAAACAGGGAAGGGGGTCCTTCAGCATTAGCAGCGGCAATTATTGGAAAAACACCATGTTACGGTTACCATCTGGACGAAAACAGGCTTCCAACCCAGGTATTTGAAGTTGATATGGAACTTGAAGATGCAAGTTCATTTTACGGGATTTTGGGAAGAATTACTGGAAGAATTGTAAAAAACGGAATTCCATACTTTAAATTTAAAAATTGCGAATCAGTCAAAAATGATTATTTAAAAGCACTCGGAGCAGCGCTTGCAGCAAGTGGGGGTGTTGCATTATACCACGTTGAAGGAATAACTCCCGAAGCAAAAAAAGGACTGGACATCAATGGTCTTGAAAAAGTAGTTATCGGTAAGAAAGATTTTGAAAAAGAATATGATTCATTCAAAACTTCAGAAAAACCAGATTTAATATGTATTGGATGCCCACACTGCAGTCTTGATGAAGTTAAAGAAGTTGCAGAATTTGTAAAAGCTGAAAACGCAAAATTCAATGCAGATGTCTGGGTTTGTACTTCAATTCACATGAAATCGATTGCAGACAGGATGGGATACACGAAAATTATTGAAGATGCTGGCGGAAAAGTAGTTGTAGATACGTGCATGGTCGTAGCTCCGATTGAAGACATGGGGTACAAAAACGTTGCAACGAATTCTGGAAAAGCTGCAACATATCTGCCGGGTTTTTGCAAAAGCAACGTGATATATGGAACAACTTATGAAATTTTGAAAAAAGCAACTGAATAA
- the cobM gene encoding precorrin-4 C(11)-methyltransferase, with protein MKKMIIVGAGPGDKELITIKGKNAIENADILIYAGSLVNPEVLDYNEKGAKIYNSATMTLDEVIDVAVNGINNGLTVVRVHTGDPALYGAIKEQIDELKKYDIDVDIIPGVTSLFAAAATLKSELTLPNVSQTVIITRPEGRTPKPAKESLIALAKHNATMAIYLGTGMIEKVCSELIEGGYPDDTAVSVVYHASWPDEKKIKGTLKDISEKVKGEGITKTALIIVGNVTNPDSYDYSKLYDKDFEHEFRKPKN; from the coding sequence ATGAAAAAGATGATTATTGTTGGAGCGGGCCCTGGAGACAAGGAATTAATCACGATTAAAGGAAAAAATGCAATCGAAAATGCAGATATCTTAATTTATGCAGGTTCGTTAGTAAATCCTGAAGTTTTGGATTACAATGAAAAAGGCGCAAAAATCTATAACAGTGCAACAATGACACTCGACGAAGTAATTGACGTTGCAGTGAATGGAATTAACAACGGATTAACTGTTGTAAGGGTTCACACTGGAGATCCTGCACTTTACGGTGCGATAAAAGAGCAGATCGATGAGTTGAAAAAATACGACATCGATGTAGACATAATTCCTGGAGTAACTTCTCTTTTTGCAGCGGCGGCAACCTTAAAATCTGAATTAACACTTCCTAATGTGTCACAGACAGTAATAATTACAAGGCCTGAAGGAAGAACTCCAAAACCTGCAAAAGAAAGCTTAATTGCTCTTGCAAAACACAACGCTACAATGGCAATTTACCTTGGAACTGGAATGATCGAAAAAGTATGCAGTGAATTAATTGAAGGCGGATATCCAGATGACACTGCAGTTTCAGTTGTATATCACGCATCATGGCCTGACGAGAAAAAAATCAAGGGAACACTAAAAGATATCTCTGAAAAAGTAAAAGGCGAAGGAATTACAAAAACAGCACTTATAATCGTTGGAAATGTGACAAATCCTGATAGTTATGATTATTCAAAACTTTACGACAAAGATTTTGAACACGAATTTAGAAAACCTAAAAATTAA
- a CDS encoding DUF2304 domain-containing protein, whose protein sequence is MEPVQIIGIIVGFIVILKIAVQVKKSTIAPFTALSWIFGWIFVMLMVSFPNHLGKIANTLGIGRGIDFLIYFGIIILFFLIYKSYLRAEHLEREITTIISEIAINERYDKKTKGENDGK, encoded by the coding sequence ATGGAACCTGTTCAAATTATCGGAATTATTGTTGGATTTATTGTTATTTTAAAAATTGCGGTTCAAGTCAAAAAAAGTACTATTGCACCATTTACTGCATTATCCTGGATTTTTGGATGGATTTTTGTAATGTTAATGGTAAGTTTTCCAAATCATCTTGGAAAAATAGCAAATACATTAGGAATAGGAAGAGGTATTGATTTTTTAATCTACTTTGGAATAATAATTCTGTTTTTCTTGATTTACAAATCGTACTTAAGGGCCGAACACCTTGAAAGAGAGATTACAACGATTATTTCAGAAATTGCAATTAATGAAAGATATGATAAAAAAACAAAAGGTGAAAATGATGGAAAATAG